Within the Balnearium lithotrophicum genome, the region GAAGTACTTGTTCGCCATTCATTCCTCCACAGGATAGAAAGGATTAAACTGGTGTGGTAGTGATTTTACAGACTCTGAAATGAGGGATTTGTCCTCTCCTGTTAGTAAAGGGTATTCAACAGTCCTCAGGATGGTAAAGGGCAATGAGTATTTCATTATCAGGTTTATTGTTATTTCCACATGTTTTGTATATTCTAAAAGAGCTCTGTCACTTACTTCCTCCTCTGAAAACAGAATTCTTTTAAAGCGTTTCTTCTGGTTAGGGGTGTACTCATCTAAGAGGGGAATTTTTACATCGAGGGCAATGCCATCTATTAACCTATTTTTTATCAGTTTTTCAAGTTTTTTTGGATTAGTTCCGTTTGTATCAAGTCTTATGGGAAATCCTCTTTCCTTTACAAAGGAAAGTCCCTCCTCTAAGTTTGGTTCCAATGTTGGTTCCCCTCCAGAAACTATTACCAACTCTACTCCCAACAGTTTGGCCATTGATAGCTTTTGAGAGAGTTCCTCATAGTTCATAAATTCGGTGTTCCCCAATTTGCTAAAGAAATACCTGTTGTGGCACTGAAAACAGTTTAAGTTACAGAGGTTTATATCTGTATAGAATAGAATTGAGTGAACTCCTGGATGGTCTCTAAAACTTGTTGGGGTATCAACTTTTAGAAAAGGGGACAATTTCATCTACTCCTCTTGTCTATCGGTGGAAGTCGATTGGGGTATTTTTATTTTATTAAATCTTTGAAAGAAAGGCAGGGATATCCCTGCCTTTAGGATTAGTTACTGCGCAAATTTCTTGCCAGAGTCACTAAATTCCTTAATGCAGGAATTACCTCTTCCCATCTTCTTGTTTTTAAGCCGCAATCTGGATTAATCCAGAAGTTTTCCTTAGGGATAACCCTGAGAGCCCTATCCACAATTTCTCTCATTTCATCAACAGAGGGAATATAGGGTGAATGAATATCCCAAACCCCTAGTCCTATCTGTCTATTAAAGTTAACCTCCTCAAAAGCTTTAATGATATCTCCTTTTGAGCGGGATGCCTCAATAGAGATAACATCAAAATCCATATCAAGAATGTAGTCCATTATTTCTGAAAATTCTGAATAACACATATGAGTATGTATTTGAGTTTCTGGTTTTACAGAGGAGTGGCAAAGTCTAAAGGACTTTATAGCCCATTCGAAGTATTCATTCCACAGTCTCTTTTTAATAGGAGCTCTCTCCCTGATAGCAGGTTCATCTATTTGAACCACTTTTATCCCTGTTTTTTCATAGTCCTCAATTTCATCTTTTAAGGCTAAGGCAATTTGATAAGCTACCTCTCGTATAGGTATATCTTCCCTAACATAACTCCAGGAGATGATTGTAACAGGTCCTGTAAGCATTCCTTTTACCGGTTTTTCTGTAAGACTTTGAGCAAAAGAAACTTCTTTTATAGTCATAGGAGCTCTTCTTGAAACATCTCCGTAGATTATGGGTGGTCTATAGCAACGAGTTCCGTAAGAAATAACCCAGCCATTACCTGTAGTTGCAATTCCTTCCAATTTCTCAGCAAAAAATTCGACCATATCCGTTCTTTCAAACTCTCCATGAACAAGAACATCCAGTCCTAAGTCTTCCTGAATTTGAATAGCTTTAGAGATTTCTCCTCTTATAAATGTTTCATAATCTTCCTTAGATAAAAGTCCTTTTCTATATAGTAGCCTAATCCTTCTAATCTCTTCTGTTTGAGGAAAAGAGCCTATCGTCGTTGTGGGAAAGAGCGGTAATTTGAGCACTTCCTTTTGAACTTTTACACGTTCTTCATAAGAAGGCTTTCTTTCAAAGTCATCTTCCTTAAGTAAAGAAACTCTCTTCCTTACTTCCTCATTTCTTCCAAAAGGAAGTGTCAATCCTTTAATCCACTCTTTAACTTCAGATTCCCTTTCCTCTATATTAGCAGTGAGATTTAGTTCTTTTAAACGCTCCTCAGCAAAGGAAATTTTTGCTTTTAATTCATCTGGAAGTGAAGAACTTTCAATGCTAACTGGCAAGTGAAAAAGGGGAGCTGCATTTGTTAAAACTATATTCTCTCCGAGCTTTTCAACAAAACTCCTTATTTTGAATGGATTAACTCTCCAAACGTTTCTTCCATCTACAATTCCTGCATATAGAATTTTTCCTTCTCTATCGATTTTCTCAAGTTGTTTAAGATTTTCCCCTCTATCATGAACTAGGTCTATACCAATACCATCTACTGGTAAGTTAAAAAGAAGTTCCAGTCTATCTACACTGTCATAGTAAGTGAAGAGATTTACGGAACATTTAGCATAAGAAAATACTTGATAAACCTCTTCTATTAATTTCCAATCCTCTTTGGAGAGCTCTAAGACCAAAGCCGGGTCATCTAAGTGAACTGACAGAAAATTTTTTGAATTCATGTACTCAATGTAGAGTCCAGTAAGCTCTTTTAGAGCTCCCTCAAAAAACTCCCTCTTTAACCCCTTAGAGAGTTTCAAAAATGTAAAAGGACCAATTAGGTATACATTTTTTTTCGCTTTTTCATGCCTGTCCCAGATGGGTTTTTCAATAGAAAAGTTAGGAACTCTCTCCTCAAAATCAGGGACAAGGTAGTGATAGTTTGTATTGAACCACTTGGTCATTTCGAGGGCTCTTTTTCCTCGGCACAGTTCAAAGTAATCATTCAGGCTACCAACTTTGTAAACACCAAAAGTGATAGCTGTGTCTAACATTGGGTCATAGAGAGTCATTTCTCCTTCTGGGAAGGCATCTACATACTTCCTGTAGGTCTTCTCTCTTTTTCTCTCAATTTCACCAATTCCTGAGAACAGTTCCTCCTCTGAGACTCTCTTACTCCAGTATCCCTCTACAAGCTTTTTAAATTCTCTCTGTTTCCCTATCCTAGGGAAACCGTAGGCATACGTCTTCATCTTTCCCTCCTGGGGTGTTTTTTTTCAACACCCGCAGGAGTTCTAGGCGGGAAAAGAAAAAGGAACACCCTCTCCTTTCCCGCGCCCCGAACCCCCGCAGGACGCGAAGGGGTAGAGATTCCTCTACCCATCACGGGCCGGTCTCCCGGCTTGCAGGATTTAACGGGCGATAGCCTTCCCAGAGCGGGAGCTCTTCACCCTTCCACTCCAGTGGCTAAAGCCCTTCTTTTTTTCCTGCTCACGGTTGCGAGGACAGCGCCGGACTTTCACCGGACTTCCCGTTCACCCGTGACAGTGGAAAGTTTAGTAAATACCCACCAAAAAGTAAATATTGAGTTATCATTTTCCTGCGAACCTAAATATCTGGAGGTGCTATGGAGTTCAGGTTAGAGAAGAACAGAATAAGCTTAGAATTGGAGGACGGTCAGGAGGCATTTATAACTTTTGGAGTTGAAAAGGAAAAAAAAGTTTTAGTTGTTAGTACAACCTATGTTCCTGAAAATCACAGAGGTAAAGGCTTAGCTGGTAAGCTTTCCCAAAAACTCGTTGAATTTGCAGATGAGAATGGATATAAAATCTATCCGCTTTGTTCTTATACTCAGAAATTCCTTATGAGAAAGAGACCCGATTTAATAGCTGAGGCGGAATAATGGAAGTAGCTATAACAACAGATAGAAAGCCCTCAAAGGAAATGATAGAGGAAGCTACAAAGTTATCAGAGAAATTAGAAGCTCCTCTTGTAAAGAGGAGACATCTAACAATTAATGCAATAAGGAAGGCTTTTAACAGGAACGTCTTGGTTGTCAATAGAGATTTAACACTTACCCTGCATACACTGAGAGGTCAAAAACTCTTTTTCCATCCTGGACTTTTCAAGATACGCTTACTCAACTATCTCCAAACGGGAAAGGAAGCAATGGTTGAGGCAATGGATTTAAAAGAGGGAGAAACGGTTCTTGACTGTAACCTTGGATTAGCACAGGATGCACTTATGGCAGCGTTTGTCTCAAAAAGAAAAGTTGTAGGAGTTGAAAAAGACCCCGTTATCTACGAGATAGTTAAAAGAGGACTTAGAAAGTACATGCCTTCAGGAAAGTTAAAAGTTGCAGATTTCGCCTTTAAACTGGTAGAGTCTCACCTTTCTGACAATTATCTATTTTTGAGAGGACTTCCAGATAGATCCTTCGATATTGTTTACTTTTCCCCTATGTTTGTAAAACCTAAGTGGCACTGTGATGTTATGTCTCCCTTTAGAGAAGTAGCTCCTAAAGATTTTATTTCTCCAGAAACATTGAAGGAGGCTGAAAGAGTAGCAAGAAAAAGAGTAGTTATAAAGATAAACAAGGGAGTAAAGGAACAGTTCTCCTTTCTGTCAGATTACAAAAAGATGGAAAGTTCAACGAACGTTGAGTATATCTTTAAGGAAGTTTAATTGGAGGCGGCGGGCGGATTCGAACCGCCGAATAAGGGATTTGCAGTCCTCCGTTTGTATGACTATTTAGTTCAATCTTAGTCTTGATAAATCAAGGTTTTGCTCCAATTGATTAATGCTATTGTTTTGCATTATTTTGTACTTAATTATGAAATTTTGATGCATTACTTGGCACGTTTTAGGCACACTGAATTAGATTTCCACGTTTGGGGTTAATTCTAAGTTAGATAAGGCTTTCATCTTGTGTTCTTCTGTAATCTTTGTATAAATTAACGTAGTATTAATTGTAGAGTGCCCCATGAGCTTTTTTAATGTTACTAAATCTACGCCGTTCATAGCTAAATGACTTGCAAACGTGTGCCTTAAAGTATGACATGTAACATCTGTTAGTCCAGCCTTTTTGGCATACCTGCTAATTAGTTTGCTAAGATGGATTCTCTTAACCGTTATGGGCTTATCTGGGTTAAGTTCTTTAAGTCTTTTAAAAGCTTTATATGCAGTTTTATTTAGAGGAATTGTTCTATCCCGGTAGTTTTTGGTCGTAAATTCCTCTTTGTTGGTTACTCTCAAGAGCCTATGTTTCAGGTCAACGTCTTCCCAATCTAAGTTAACAAGCTCCGAGAGTCTTAATCCAGTATTCAGAGCAACAATTGCATAAAGCTTTACATCCTCTCGGTCTATGCTATCCAAAAACTGCTTTATCTCTTCTTTTGTTAGAAATCTAAGTTTTCCTTCTGGTTGCTTTAACAGTTTTACTTTTTTGAACGGATTTTCTGGAAGAAGCTCCCACTCTACAGCCTTAGAAACTATTGACTTAATCGTCCTTAGTTGCTTGTTAACAGTAAATCGGCTTAAACCCCTTTCAATTAACAGTAGTTTGTACTTTTCAAGATGTTCTGGATTAAGTTTGTCAAGACGACTTACACCCTTACGGAGTAGAAAGCTCAAAAATGCCGAAAATACTGATTTTTCTGTTTTCCACGTCTGTTCCGTTTTATGAGCCTTAGCATATTCTGAGTATTTTTCCCAAAATTCCTTAAGAGGGATTCCTACAGGAATTTTAAGAGTTTTCCGTGCAATTTGAAGCTCAATATCTTTAAGCATAAGCTCTGCCATTTTTTTATCAGTAAACCCTGTAGAACGGCGAATCCTTCTTCCGTCAGGGAGTCTATAGTCCACCCACCAGTATTTTCCACGCTTAAATATCCTTGCCATAACAAAAAGATTATATCAATTGGTTGAAATTTATCGCAAAAGGTCTTAAATTAACCAAAGTAAATGCAAAACAATTGCATAGGAGAGCCTGAGATGAGTGAAGAGTTGCTTACAGGAAAGGAAGCTGCTGAATTCCTTAAATTGAGCTATCACTATCTTATGAGATTAGCTTCCCAGGGAGTAATTCCTTCTCATCAGAAAGGAAGAAAATGTAAACGCTACTTTCTTAAGAGCGAATTAATTGCATGGTTAAAAGGGGAAGGAGCCTCTCCGAAAAGGAGAGGAAGGAAACCTTCTCTTAAATTTCCTGTTGGCTAATATAATCATCGAGATACTTAAGCAAGTCATCATTTACGGCTTCTTTAATATACAAATAGGAAAGTTTCTCTGTATCAAACTGTTCTAAATTCTTAAGACCTCTTATAATTCTTTGGAAGACCTTTATATCTGGAATTCTTCCTTTTTTCATAGCTCTAAATGTTGTATGGGTTACTCCAGTTAAATCCTGAAGCTTATAATAACTTGGTTTTTCATCTTTTTCCCTCATACGTTCAAAAGCTTCTCCTAAAGTTTCTGGAAATTCTGAAGTAAACTTAAGTCCTGTTTTTGCTACAAAATTTTCAGCTTCCCTTAGGATTTCTCCAAGTAGTTGAGATAAAGCTAAGTATACAAGTTTCTCCTTTTCAGATTTACTAATAGGAAGAGCTTCTATGATTCTTGGGAAAACATCGTAACCTTTCCTTATGGATGGATGTCTTTCCTCTCTGAAAATTTGATGTAAATAAGTTGGAGCAACTCTTTTCCCTTTTTTATTAATTTCCTCTGCCAACTGCATTATAGGCATATTTTTCTTTTCAAGAATCCTTCTAATTCTTGCACGGTAATCTCTTTTTATCGCCATCGCTCACCTCCTTGAACTATTTATTTGCATAATTCAATCTATTTGCATTGCTGTTTTTGTCAAGGGAAAATGCTTGTGTTTCAATGGCTTGAGAGGTTTTAAGATGAAAAAGACCTTATTATAGTTAGGTTTAAAAAAATTTTTTAGCAATTGTTTTGCCTTACATTTTTCCTCCACGGTCAAAAATTTTCCACCGTCAAAAGTAAATTTATGCAATTGACTTGCGTATTCAAGTTTTGACGCTGGAAAAGTTATAATTACATATTAAGGGAGGGATGATGGAAAGAAAAGAGCTTCTCCTTGAAAAATTAAAAAATACGAGAACAAAACTTTTAGTGTTTTCCTTATCAGGAATTCTGCTTTGGACATCGAGTATATTTATGCCAGAAAATCGAATCTTAAGTTTTATTTCCTTAGCTATAGCTGTTTTTTATTGGAGAAAAATTGATGAGCTAACAAGAATTTTGGAAAATAAGGATTAATTCTTCCTCCATAACTCAAACGGGTCTACTTGTGGCAAATTAACCCCTTCTGGCATTAAAAGCTTCTGTTGATAAGCCTGAGCTATTAACTTTTGAATAGATAGCAGTCTATCGCTTATCTCCTTTAGAATAGCAACTTCTGGAGATTTATCTGTTCTGTCTTTTTGAGGTCTATTAGGGGAAATTTGAGACACTTGAGAATTCAAAGTATTTTGAGAATTGTCTGGCTCCACCGACCTGGTTTCAGGAATTTTTGGAATAGTTCTAACGTTAGGAGTGGAGAGAATTCTTTTAACATAATTCTGGGTTTCTTGAGGTAGCAGTGGAAAAGCAAGGGCAAAATCTCCTTCTGATTGTGAGTACAGCTTCTGGATTTTACCTTCTCCTGCATTGTATGCAGCTAAAGCCCAGCGGATATCTTTAAATCTATCTAAGAGGTAAGACATATAAGCTTTTTGTGCTGCTAACTGTGCTTTCGGATTATAGATATCAGGAATT harbors:
- a CDS encoding radical SAM protein, with the translated sequence MKLSPFLKVDTPTSFRDHPGVHSILFYTDINLCNLNCFQCHNRYFFSKLGNTEFMNYEELSQKLSMAKLLGVELVIVSGGEPTLEPNLEEGLSFVKERGFPIRLDTNGTNPKKLEKLIKNRLIDGIALDVKIPLLDEYTPNQKKRFKRILFSEEEVSDRALLEYTKHVEITINLIMKYSLPFTILRTVEYPLLTGEDKSLISESVKSLPHQFNPFYPVEE
- the metE gene encoding 5-methyltetrahydropteroyltriglutamate--homocysteine S-methyltransferase — translated: MKTYAYGFPRIGKQREFKKLVEGYWSKRVSEEELFSGIGEIERKREKTYRKYVDAFPEGEMTLYDPMLDTAITFGVYKVGSLNDYFELCRGKRALEMTKWFNTNYHYLVPDFEERVPNFSIEKPIWDRHEKAKKNVYLIGPFTFLKLSKGLKREFFEGALKELTGLYIEYMNSKNFLSVHLDDPALVLELSKEDWKLIEEVYQVFSYAKCSVNLFTYYDSVDRLELLFNLPVDGIGIDLVHDRGENLKQLEKIDREGKILYAGIVDGRNVWRVNPFKIRSFVEKLGENIVLTNAAPLFHLPVSIESSSLPDELKAKISFAEERLKELNLTANIEERESEVKEWIKGLTLPFGRNEEVRKRVSLLKEDDFERKPSYEERVKVQKEVLKLPLFPTTTIGSFPQTEEIRRIRLLYRKGLLSKEDYETFIRGEISKAIQIQEDLGLDVLVHGEFERTDMVEFFAEKLEGIATTGNGWVISYGTRCYRPPIIYGDVSRRAPMTIKEVSFAQSLTEKPVKGMLTGPVTIISWSYVREDIPIREVAYQIALALKDEIEDYEKTGIKVVQIDEPAIRERAPIKKRLWNEYFEWAIKSFRLCHSSVKPETQIHTHMCYSEFSEIMDYILDMDFDVISIEASRSKGDIIKAFEEVNFNRQIGLGVWDIHSPYIPSVDEMREIVDRALRVIPKENFWINPDCGLKTRRWEEVIPALRNLVTLARNLRSN
- a CDS encoding GNAT family N-acetyltransferase; translation: MEFRLEKNRISLELEDGQEAFITFGVEKEKKVLVVSTTYVPENHRGKGLAGKLSQKLVEFADENGYKIYPLCSYTQKFLMRKRPDLIAEAE
- a CDS encoding class I SAM-dependent methyltransferase — translated: MEVAITTDRKPSKEMIEEATKLSEKLEAPLVKRRHLTINAIRKAFNRNVLVVNRDLTLTLHTLRGQKLFFHPGLFKIRLLNYLQTGKEAMVEAMDLKEGETVLDCNLGLAQDALMAAFVSKRKVVGVEKDPVIYEIVKRGLRKYMPSGKLKVADFAFKLVESHLSDNYLFLRGLPDRSFDIVYFSPMFVKPKWHCDVMSPFREVAPKDFISPETLKEAERVARKRVVIKINKGVKEQFSFLSDYKKMESSTNVEYIFKEV
- a CDS encoding tyrosine-type recombinase/integrase; the encoded protein is MARIFKRGKYWWVDYRLPDGRRIRRSTGFTDKKMAELMLKDIELQIARKTLKIPVGIPLKEFWEKYSEYAKAHKTEQTWKTEKSVFSAFLSFLLRKGVSRLDKLNPEHLEKYKLLLIERGLSRFTVNKQLRTIKSIVSKAVEWELLPENPFKKVKLLKQPEGKLRFLTKEEIKQFLDSIDREDVKLYAIVALNTGLRLSELVNLDWEDVDLKHRLLRVTNKEEFTTKNYRDRTIPLNKTAYKAFKRLKELNPDKPITVKRIHLSKLISRYAKKAGLTDVTCHTLRHTFASHLAMNGVDLVTLKKLMGHSTINTTLIYTKITEEHKMKALSNLELTPNVEI
- a CDS encoding helix-turn-helix domain-containing protein, with protein sequence MSEELLTGKEAAEFLKLSYHYLMRLASQGVIPSHQKGRKCKRYFLKSELIAWLKGEGASPKRRGRKPSLKFPVG
- a CDS encoding helix-turn-helix domain-containing protein; amino-acid sequence: MAIKRDYRARIRRILEKKNMPIMQLAEEINKKGKRVAPTYLHQIFREERHPSIRKGYDVFPRIIEALPISKSEKEKLVYLALSQLLGEILREAENFVAKTGLKFTSEFPETLGEAFERMREKDEKPSYYKLQDLTGVTHTTFRAMKKGRIPDIKVFQRIIRGLKNLEQFDTEKLSYLYIKEAVNDDLLKYLDDYISQQEI